The nucleotide sequence ATCGCCCTCTTCCGTATGGCGTTGTCGCCGGTGCCAACGTGGCAACTTATCGTCAGCCTGGTCATCTTAATCGCCAGCGTGGCCGGTAGTGTCTGGTTTGTGGTTCGCATTTTTCGCGCCGCCATGTTGGCCCACGGGCAATCGTTGCGACCCCGGCAAATCTGGCGGGCCTTGCGCCAGAGGTAAAGGAGAAAAAAGTGATGCCAAAAATATGGCTCATTGCCATTCGTGAATTTCGCCACCGGGTGCGTGCGCGAGGATTCTGGTTGGGCAGTATAGGCGTGCCGCTGGTTTTTATGATCATCTGGGTTGCTGCCGGTGGGTTAGGCCCTACGCCTCCGGCCGATGCGGCTGAAACGGATCTGCCGGAGCAGATGACGGGCTACGTGGATCAGGCCGGCTTAATCCAACGTATTCCTGATTCCATTCCCGCCGACTTGTTTAAACCTTTTCCCGACCCGCAAACGGCAGAAATGGCCCTGGCGCGCGGTAACATCGGCGCGTATTACCTTATTTTGCCCAACTACCGGGAAACCGGCCAGGTGCAACGCATCAGCCGGCGGCTCACCATCAACCCGCCCGACGTGCGCTGGTTCAACCGCCTGTTGCAAGCCAACTTGCTGCCGGATGCCGATTCAAAAATGCTTGACCGTTTGCGCCGACCCTTCAATGCTGCCGGGCCGGATTTTGTCAACGTGGCCACGCAAGCCCAAACAGAAGGGGGTGGCATGCAAATGGTACCGTTTGTGGTGACCATTGCTATCATCATCCCTTTGGTTTCCGGAGCCGGCTACCTTTTCCAGAGTTTGGCCCAGGAAAAATCGAACCGGGTGATGGAGATTCTGCTGGTCTCGCTGCGCCCGACCCAATTGTTGGCCGGAAAATTACTGGGACTGGGCGCGTTAACGCTACTTCAGTACGCCCTCTGGATTATCCTGGGCGGGGCGGGATTACTGGCTACCGGGCAGGATGTAGGCCAAATGTTGACCGGTATCCGTCTTCCGGCTTACCAACTGTTACTGGTGGTACCCTTTGCCCTGGGTGGTTTTCTACTCTACGCGGCCTTGATGGCCGGCATCGGCGCGCTGGCCCGTGATGTTGAGGATGGCCGCACCTGGCTGTTTGTCATCAGCCTGCCGATGATGATCCCCATTTACCTGGGCGCGGCCATTGCCGGCAACCCCAATGGGCCGCTGGCCGTTGGCTTGAGCCTGTTTCCCTTGTCCGCGCCGGTGGCCATGTTGTTGCGCATTACCGGCGCTGTTGTCCCCGCCTGGCAAATTGCCTTGAGTCTGATGTTGCTGGCCCTAACCGGGGTTGGCACAATCTGGTTGATGGCCCGCCTGTTCCGGGTGCAAATTTTGCTGAGCGGGGAATCCCTTTCCGCCCGCCGGATGTGGTCGGCCTTGAGAGGTTGAAACCAAAAGGAAACGGAGGCATTTCGATGAAAATATCAAACACCGTTATCTTGCTTTCTTTGTTGATTGCCGGGCTAGCGCTGTTGGCCGCCGGAGCGGGTCTCTTCTGACAGGATGGGGGCAGTTCCTTCTCTTTTACCACCCGTAGGGTGCAAAAACCTCATCCATAAGGATGCAGAGAAGAGGTTGAACTGATCGGGACTCTCCAAATAGTACACATAAGGTGTCTGCTCCCTTGGCATGATGGGCCATCATTTTACCACATCTGTTCAGTAACAGGACTTATGCGGTGGGCCTCAAATGAGGTGGAGTCGTAGTTACCGTGACGGTTTCTGGTCACGACCAACCGGATATGACCATTCTGGCAGCATTTGCGCCACGTGTGTCTGCGTTGGCCGCTCATCCAGCAGGATCAAACCCGTCACTGCCCACGTCATCAGAACCGCCAAGGTCGGTGAGGACAAAGTCGGCGCTCACGGTGTTGTCATCAGCGTCAATGATGTGGACGATGGAGTTTTGTAGATCAGGGGTCATCGTTTGGAACTCCCCCTATCAATTTTGACAATCAAAGTCGGTAAAGGGCACAAAGTTCCCCTAAGAGCTTATTACTCAATTTGATAATCACAAACGATTAGATCACCTTAACCTATTCTAAAATCTTCACCGTGTCGGGTTTATTGGGCACCAGGCATAGAAACTCAAAGGGTTCAGCGCCGATATTCTGATACCAGTGAGGTACGCCGGCGGGGATAAAGACAATATCGGTGGCCTTTACTTCAAAAACCTCAGCGCCAATGCCGATACGGGCCTGTCCGCGCAGCACAAACTGTTCGTGCTCAACGGCGTTGGTATGATTGGGCATCCCCCCACCCGGTGCCATGATAAAGCGGCGCATGGCAAAATTGGGCCCCTCGTCTGGGCTAATGAGTACCTGGAAGGTCACGCCTTCTCCGGCGCTGACGGGTTCAAGGGGAACGTCGGTCAAGTTTTTTACGGACATAAGTCAAGCTCCTTTTGTATCCTTATAACTATTCGCCTTCTTGATATATCATTGCGAGGCGCA is from Anaerolineae bacterium and encodes:
- a CDS encoding ABC transporter permease; the encoded protein is MPKIWLIAIREFRHRVRARGFWLGSIGVPLVFMIIWVAAGGLGPTPPADAAETDLPEQMTGYVDQAGLIQRIPDSIPADLFKPFPDPQTAEMALARGNIGAYYLILPNYRETGQVQRISRRLTINPPDVRWFNRLLQANLLPDADSKMLDRLRRPFNAAGPDFVNVATQAQTEGGGMQMVPFVVTIAIIIPLVSGAGYLFQSLAQEKSNRVMEILLVSLRPTQLLAGKLLGLGALTLLQYALWIILGGAGLLATGQDVGQMLTGIRLPAYQLLLVVPFALGGFLLYAALMAGIGALARDVEDGRTWLFVISLPMMIPIYLGAAIAGNPNGPLAVGLSLFPLSAPVAMLLRITGAVVPAWQIALSLMLLALTGVGTIWLMARLFRVQILLSGESLSARRMWSALRG
- a CDS encoding cupin domain-containing protein, encoding MSVKNLTDVPLEPVSAGEGVTFQVLISPDEGPNFAMRRFIMAPGGGMPNHTNAVEHEQFVLRGQARIGIGAEVFEVKATDIVFIPAGVPHWYQNIGAEPFEFLCLVPNKPDTVKILE